One stretch of Hevea brasiliensis isolate MT/VB/25A 57/8 chromosome 12, ASM3005281v1, whole genome shotgun sequence DNA includes these proteins:
- the LOC110640417 gene encoding gamma-glutamylcyclotransferase 2-3 isoform X1 has translation MWVFGYGSLIWKAGFNYDDRLVGFIKGYRRVFYQGSTDHRGTPEYPGRTVTLEPADGEVCWGVAYKISNKEDEETAINYLEVREKQYDQKAYLDLFTEAAATTPAVSGVMVYIGSPDKKHNQNYLGPAPLEEIAKQIVHAEGPSGPNRDYLFQLEKALLQIGCKDKHIMDLGSEVRRVLSEREPDLVML, from the exons ATGTGGGTATTTGGGTACGGTTCTCTAATATGGAAAGCAGGCTTTAACTACGATGATCGCCTTGTTGGTTTCATCAAAGGTTATCGCCGTGTTTTCTATCAAG GCAGCACTGACCATAGGGGGACTCCAGAGTATCCTGGAAGAACTGTCACTTTAGAACCTGCTGATGGGGAAGTCTGT TGGGGAGTTGCTTACAAGATCTCCAATAAGGAAGATGAAGAAACTGCAATAAAT TATTTGGAAGTGAGGGAGAAGCAGTATGATCAGAAGGCTTATCTTGATTTGTTCACT GAGGCCGCAGCTACAACTCCAGCTGTTTCAGGAGTAATGGT atataTAGGATCACCAGACAAGAAGCATAACCAAAATTACTTGGGGCCTGCACCTCTTGAAGAGATAGCCAA ACAAATTGTACATGCTGAAGGCCCTTCAGGACCCAATAGAGACTATCTTTTCCAACTTGAAAAAGCCCTTCTTCAAATTG GTTGTAAGGACAAACATATAATGGATCTTGGAAGTGAAGTGAGGCGCGTTCTTTCAGAGAGGGAGCCTGACCTCGTAATGCTATGA
- the LOC110640417 gene encoding gamma-glutamylcyclotransferase 2-3 isoform X2, with product MWVFGYGSLIWKAGFNYDDRLVGFIKGYRRVFYQGSTDHRGTPEYPGRTVTLEPADGEVCWGVAYKISNKEDEETAINYLEVREKQYDQKAYLDLFTEAAATTPAVSGVMVYIGSPDKKHNQNYLGPAPLEEIAKPWHWHGSYAKSFPILCADKLYMLKALQDPIETIFSNLKKPFFKLVVRTNI from the exons ATGTGGGTATTTGGGTACGGTTCTCTAATATGGAAAGCAGGCTTTAACTACGATGATCGCCTTGTTGGTTTCATCAAAGGTTATCGCCGTGTTTTCTATCAAG GCAGCACTGACCATAGGGGGACTCCAGAGTATCCTGGAAGAACTGTCACTTTAGAACCTGCTGATGGGGAAGTCTGT TGGGGAGTTGCTTACAAGATCTCCAATAAGGAAGATGAAGAAACTGCAATAAAT TATTTGGAAGTGAGGGAGAAGCAGTATGATCAGAAGGCTTATCTTGATTTGTTCACT GAGGCCGCAGCTACAACTCCAGCTGTTTCAGGAGTAATGGT atataTAGGATCACCAGACAAGAAGCATAACCAAAATTACTTGGGGCCTGCACCTCTTGAAGAGATAGCCAA ACCATGGCATTGGCATGGCTCATATGCAAAGTCATTCCCTATCCTATGTGCAGACAAATTGTACATGCTGAAGGCCCTTCAGGACCCAATAGAGACTATCTTTTCCAACTTGAAAAAGCCCTTCTTCAAATTG GTTGTAAGGACAAACATATAA